The sequence tgaactatccctttaataaaagaTTGTACATTCAGAAAAACCCTTTatcaccacaaaaaaaattaaaaataataataataattttccttACGTTCAGCAATAACTTGATCCAAAGCCTCAAAGTGTTCTTTGGTTCTGTGgagtgtctctgtctgtgtcttttTCTCCAAGGTTTGGCTTAGAGTGTTACTCAGGTTAATGCTCTGCTCTTCTAGATTTGATAAGGAATGTTCCAGCGCTGCCTGTTtcctctcatcctctcctcctccatCCTTTGATGTGCTTCTTTCCTCTTTCTGCCCTTTTCCCTCTGCAAAAACATCAATTTGAGGCGGCTGCTTCATTTCAACTTTGGTCTCATTGATATCCAACACACCGTGAGGGGGTAACACATTTTCCTTTCCCTGATATCCTTCCACCTGTAAAGCACAAACATCCATATGACCAAAGTGTAGTGTGGCTTGGTGATAAGACATTCATATTAGCCACAGTCACATGCTAACATTATTGTTGTATTACATCTCATCTGGAAGTTGAAAAACCAGCCAAAATggcctaaaaatatatatacttaaaaCTAATGTAGGAAATGAGAATAATGAGAATAAAGCATTGCTGGTCACAACATCTATTGTGAATAAGTGATTTTCTTGTGTACCACATTAGGCTTAAAATCCAGTTCCTGGATCCTCTTCCTGTGTTCTACTGCCTCCAGTTCATGGCTGTGCGTGGTTGCAGTGGGTAATGTATCGATCTTAGCTGCTTGGACTGCATTGGATGCTTTATAGTGATTCCCCTTTAATTGCCTCAGTTCTTCCACCTGAAGCTTTATTCaaacaataaaaattattgaaaagATAATTTCTGATCCTTAGATAAGGCATGAATGTCATACAGAATGAGACTTGATGCAATGAAACAAAGCTGAGAGAGACTCTAAGACATGTAGTGAAGTcatgatttgaaatatatttctaTGTCATATATTCTAACCTTGATAAATAATTGTTGTAAATAAGGAGAATCTTAAGGAATTAAAACATTCTGGTTCCAATTCCTCTTAATGATTCTGATACCTTAATATCATTCATAATTCTTTTAATACTTTTGAGGAAAAGAATaagaaatttacagtaaaatgcaGTTACTATTTAAGTCTCGCAAGATGGACATGGTGAAATGAAAGACTTGCGATTCAGCAAGCGTATGATTCACTTAAACAAACTGGTTTATAAGAGTTATTCTTTCGGGAGGTAGAGTTGTATATTTAGTGGTTTAGAGGTATTGAGTTATGATGCtttaaacaatgtatttaaaataaattggatTATTCAATATTTAAAGAACAAAGACAGCATTTGGAATTCATTTCCCAACTATCTGTTCAAGCAAATGGGTGACCTCATTTTTATTGAAGTGTAATTATTCAATTGACAAAATACCAGTTAAGCTTGCAAAATTCCATAAAGAAGCTCTCATGGCATGGACACTGGCCTGCATAATCTTTATCCAAGGAGATACTATATTTGGAACAACAAAGACattctatataaaaataaatctctaTTTTTAGATCTATGGTTTGAGAATGATATTATTTTAGTCAGTCATTTATCAAACAGTGACGGAATTCTGTTAACATATAGAGAATTTTTGGATATATTTAAAATACCAGTTAGACCTAAGGAATTTGCGGTTGTAATTGACGCAATCCCCAAAAAGGTATTGATTCTCCCAAgaatcatttcatttttttcaaacaatattGTAATGTTCTATACAAATGTAAAGGTAAAAAGGTGAGTAGAGCCTGCAGTATTATAAGCAAGTATGATATTTTTCCATAAGTGGCACCCCTTTCCTCTTTGTCTTATTCCTTTTATTGTACTCTGGCACCTGTTTACTactgttttttggttttgttacTTCCAACATCTGAAATGtacaacacctgtgtgtgtgtgtgtgtgtgtgtgtgtgtgtgtgtgtgtgtgtgtgtgtgtgtgtgtgtgtgtatatatatatatatatatatatatatatatatatatatatatacaggtgttaGTTATTCAATTAGTTATTAATTTGCTGTAGATTTGCCGTAGTACGTACTTCAGCTATGCATGCTGtaatgattcactgttgtctgcgcTGTGTTTTACCCATGTCATCTGTTccccccggactacacttcccataatcccctgctcttatcacttccagctgttccccattttTTTCACCTTTGTGTCATTTACCTAATTATCACTCATGTATACAATGCCCTGTTTTTCTGTTCTCCTTTGTCGGTTGTTAATGTTTTCTGTAGCAATGAGAGAGATCACAGGAGCAGGAACTAAACGCAGCTACTTTAATAACAATAGAACAGAATACAGGGCAGGATAAGTGCGGAAACAGGGCAAGACAAGAAACCAGGATgtaaaacaaaagtaaacaaactgaACTGGAACTGGCACATGAACAGGGGAGAAACATTAACAACCAACCAAAAAAGAAGAACAGAtaaacagggcattatatacataaGGGATGATTAggtaaatgacacacaggtgaaaacaatggggaacagctAGAAGTGATacgagcaggggattatgggaagtgtagtccgggggaACACTGGTAAAACACAAGGCAGACGACAACGGTGAATTGTAGCAcatgcgagtagtatgaataaattatggatATACTGTACTTCCTCCAGGGATATGGGTATTGCCCCGTGAACcaaatatataatgtaataacaacaacTGTGAAAATAATGTACTctggttttgtaaaaaaaaataaaaaatcaccatTTATGCACAATGAACAACTTtcttagtatacagtatatggcaCTTACAGTTGGAACGAGCTGTCCAACTTGCAATTCACTGGCGTTCTTTCAAATCCACCTTTTTAAAGTGGTCATGACCATGTccttttttattactttaatatgttccttgaggttcacttgtaaaattagctaaataaataaataaaaagacatatttgtaaaacatggtaATTTTCTACCTTTATTCTGACCCGCTGTAAGAAATACTCAGTTTtgatgctgcttctcctttaaaggggtcatgaaatgctcttttttttatatatacatcgATTCATAATCTTCCCTggggtccactgataatgttagtaaagtttttttttttcaacaacacagtcataattttgtaatatatgataattttccactctGTCTCTAACCATCTTTCTGAAAAGCTACATTTTTGCCTCAGCTCCTcctttaaacttaaaatgtaaatgCCCTCTATTATGACTGGCTAACAGTGTGCAGCCCCTCATATTCAGCCATTTTTTAAACTCAATCTGAAGAGAATAAACAAGCAACAAAAcattagaaatgtacatttcaaggtttacacataatgcacatccaacacgctgcatccgaatatattacaCTATTCATCTCAAGCAagactgttaacactcacaccctgtctacgtCGGAtgctataatcaatgatgctgtctaccatggaagcatcCATTGCGGCGTGTCACTCTAACAGCAAACAAACAGATGTCTCGTTCCATTTTCAATTCCCGTCAATGGGCGCGGCCTGTGTAGACAGCGTTTAAGCATCATAAACAATCATGACacttgaaatattaatgaatggaactgtttaATTACgagtccaatagtgtttttaactgtccCATATCCTTCAGTGACAATTCCTTGGCAATGACTCATTTATGACTGTTTCACAAGATGCAAACATCCAGTTTATTATCCTGCACTGATGATCAaaatcaaaatggtcaaagacctcaatctagtgcatgtttacatacatcaacaattaaaaataccGCTGATAGGCGAAAGGACAGTTTGCTGAGCAGTTTACACATCTTCTCTTCAGAGTTTAAACTTGacactgcgtcttttaaaagcatgCCAGAGAGatgacaacagtcaaagatgtctgtgtgGTACATGtttgtatacaaaaataattcaaaatagtccagatgggtccccttttgTGTTCATGAGAAGTTAGGCCACAGGCAGTAGCCCTtttgtccttctctctgtctctgttaaTGAGCCAAGTGAGCACCAGTGGGAGGGCCATGGGTACGATGGTTTTAAAATAGGCATTGACTTTTTGTTGTAGAGGCCGTCTTGAATGAATGAGTACCCCAAGTGACGTAGGGTTGTCACGGAAGTAGAGAATGGGGCATTTtgacagcttggtttcaataaatgcttttggggattaagttttgagttctggaaTTTACAGTATTTGTTTATAGTTGAATGacatcttatatgtcaaaatatcaaggaaaatttgattcctcatgacatgacccctttaaaacttgACAGTAAACACTCACTGTTATGATTAGCTCTCTGATGTTGACTGACCTACTTtgtccttgccatctcactgctcaccgctactgggcggggctaaGGAAGTGATTAAAGGTTAAGTAGGTGTTGACAAAGGCAATCAGaagcaaatgtctaccacagtgtgacatcacaattttGAGGAAATAGAGTGTGGCAGCGGGGATGTGTTCAAGTGCCTGTCCGGAGAGAGGGAAGCgctaagggcacttacacctgagctaaattatgtctaacacctgtctctaattccagtgagcacgggttAGTGGATAAAAGACCTACGCCACTAACACTTGAGAGAGAGTGTCTGGGAGTGAAcggatttctatataaaaaacctgtgtaaaattataataaagttttACCTTGAGAGGAGCTACTCGCCTTCGTGTCCTCCTTAACCACAGAACCCGTTACATAGAGAATGAGTGATTTTGGCAGCTTGTTTTCTACAAATGCCCTTTTTGCAGtgtggaggaagttttgagttctgaaacttacaatatgtttttatagcacaataacctcttatatgtcaaaagattgaGGAATATTTGTTTCCCCAATGTGACATCTCCTCAGCTCCTGAGGGATTATTATGGAATCGTGaagtgtccagtcgatccgcACTTCAGAATCTCGCTGTAAATAGTATAATCCAGGTATTCCTCACATACTGTTTTATAAATACTGAGGATTCAGCTCCATTGGActactgtttttggcataatatATAGTAAGGAAGTATGGATATACAGACGTAGTTAGAGTATATTATTACAGAGTTACGTTGGTAGAAGAATGGTCATTCGTGAATCGTTAACGAAAGAGTAAACCAGGAAAATCAATCGGTTCCAGTTCTGAATAAGGATCGGTTCACGGTTCCCAACCATAGTTGCCAAGGAACCcccttatttttatttgaaaatgttctaTCTCTAAAGGAAGTCTGGAGACTGGAGCACTTTCTGAAATAATGGTAATTGCCTGCTACATATTatactacacattatatgatgcatAAATGTACACCATATTTCTTTTTGTATCACATGATGTTATTGCAGAAATGTTATGCCATttgatgtaaatatatatatatatatatataaaataaaaggtgTAAAAGCCATTTTAATGTTAGAATGCATCACACAGAGGCACTTAGGGAGTATATCTAAATATTCAATCAGCTCAAACTGTTCAGTCACTGATGTCAGTAGAATGTTAATGGCTGGCAAACATGCATCACTCACACAGGGTCAACTGTCAGGATGGGAACACATCTGTAGTCATCTGTTATCTGAGTCTTTAGACATACTCAGGAGGTATGCATAGCTAGACATGTCCTACGAAATAAAGCTCCATCTGTATCCACATTTTATCTGATTGTCTCCGTTGGACTAGATGGTATGGAATCTTAGGGAAGAACACAATTAGTAGTTGCAGACAGCTCTTTAATGTTGTTTAATTATGTGGAATTCATTCAAAATAGTCAACAGATGAACATCTACCTTGACTACGATCAGTAATGAGCAATATTTTCTCACATTAATAGTAAACATTGTATATTAGGCACTGAGAATTAGTATGTTGACAGCCAGAGTTAAACTGGGTAGCATTGCTCCAGTTACCTGGAGATATAAATAACGTACAAGAATTGTTCTGTTATTTGCTGAGTTAAAAGTGTTGCAACATGCAGTGAAGGAATGTGATATACACCAAGCATGAGACATGCACAAAAAATACATCCTGATCACAATAAGCCTAAAGCAGCAGTCAGGACTGTGAATTACCTGGGCTGCAACAAGTGCATTTTTATGGTCTTCTAATGTGAGTGTGAGATCATCTTTTGAAGCTTTTAGGTTCTTGTGCAGCTCCTGCAATTTTAAGAAAGAATTTCACTGtaattttttgtatgttaatgtttAATAGTAAGAGTTCACAATTATGAGAGACAGCAATTATCTTTCCAAATCACATAATATATCCCAGAATCTTTTGTACATTCTCTAACCCGCACGTCAAGTAACTGTGTGTAGATGTCCTGATGAGCTTTCCGCAGCTGTCTGTTCTCCTCTTGAAGATTGTATACATTCTCTACAAGGGGAAAATTAAGAGATAAAGGATTCTAGCAAAGGTATACAGAGGGGTGCTTTTTAAATGGATAGAAAAGGATCCTAAAATTAATAGtttcacaaaaatacaaattctatcataatttactcatcctcatgttgctccaaaaatacaagtgactttctgtcttcaatgaaaaaaaagtattcttatgtcttcagaagacttggaatatagtgcatgagtcatatttttttttatattcaatgtCATTTTCATAGAAAAGAGTGGATTGGGAATATTACaacatttctctttttgttttacatgtatgaaaaagtcatacagattctttaatattaaacatttttatttttgggtaaactattcctttaaatgtgaggacttaaagggatagttcacccaaaaatgctaattcttgcaTCCAATTCATGCATGCCAAATGTGGCACAAAAACACAacgaagattttttagaagaatattccagctctgtacgtcctcacaatgcaagtgaaaaggtaccaacattttgaagctccaaaatgcacataaaagcagcataaaagtaatccatatgactccagtgtttaaatccatatcttcagatgtgatgtgaaaggtgtgggtgaggaacagatcaataattaagtcctttttttacaatcaatatccactttcacattgttcttcttttgtttttggcaattcacattcttcgtgcatatcccCACCTACTAAACAGGGTGGCAAATTTATGGtcaaaactgacttaaatattggtctgtttttcacccacatatcatatcacttctgaagacgagtcttatagattacttttatgctgcttttatgtgcctttcagagctttaaaatgttggtatcctttcacttgcattgtgaggacctacagagctgagatattcttctaaaaatcttaatttgtgttcagcagaagaaagaaagtcatacacatttcaGATGACATGAAGCTCAGTAAAtgattaatttttgggtgaactatcccttaaaagagGAATATGAGTAATACACTGGATTACCTTTCAGTCTGGATATATCAGCCTCCTTCTCTCTCTGCATGTGGTCCATTTCCTGCTTGTGCTCATCCAGAACATGTTCGTGATCTTCCCCTTGATTTTGGTGCTTTTCTTGAAGTTCATAATATTCCATTCTCAAGTCTTCATGCTGGGCCTGATCGTATCGAAGTCGACAACCAAGAGAAGAATTATTGTTATGTTTCACATTACATTTATATGGTTGCATCAGATACAGTTTCAACAATTAACGCAGCGAAGAAAATTACaatttgcatatactgtataattgcattttagaaatgtattaaatgcttttttaataACTCCATCTCACCTTTAGGATCTGGTGCTCCGTCTGCAGAGAATTCAGTCGATAGTTCGACTCTTGCTGTTAGGTCAAACCAAACGTAGTTATTTTGCATCTTAAAACCATGTCAGCTATAACAGCTCTGTCATGTTTACACATAATTAGTAATCAAACTCTATCAGCTTTAGATTCTAGTCTTACCTTCTCTTTGTTGAGGGCCTTTTGTGATTCCCGTTTAAACAAAAGGAAATCTATGATGTATTGACATTcaataaacagcttttaaaaaCAAACTTACAGCACACTGTAGTCAGTGAAACGCAATCATTATCATTATCTTTCATTATCAATTCACATTCAGATAAAGTGGGTTGTGTATATCAGGAAATAAATGATTGAATAATAAACAGGACATTACCCTCTTCAGCCTTCTTATGCTCAAGTCGCTCTTTATGGAGGGATTTTTCTAGTTTAGAATGATGCTCGTATACCACTGAAGACAGAAGAGAAAGTCAGAGAGTAAATATGAGCACAAGTAGCCCCCAAAATGGCACAGAGAGGTGAAAATTCTCAATGTAGTGTTATCTAAGTTTCTCAAAGACCCCATTCAGATGGGTGATTTCCATAAAACCTGTTAGGGAAAATTACCAGTCATATTTTTACCTTAAAATCTATACAAAAATGCaattataaattgtataaattaaatatataattctatATTTAGGACCATTAGgattttttttaacaacacttGAGCACAGTTTACCACTcagttctcattaccgtaacatgtGCAGACATTTAACTTACATTTTTTCTATTAAAAATAGTCTGTGATAtgcttaataaaatgtattatttctttataggaccaggacattttcttgacatttttttttgttgttgttgagagAATTACCCATAGACACCAACTGAAATAAATTGAATGCAAATAACTAAAGGAACCAGGATTAAGTGTGTAAACAATTAAATTTGTATCTGCCAgtttaatgtaataatattttacaatattatattatattattaatgatATGTCTGTTTTCAGATTCCGAACGAAGTGTTATGATGATGTAGCCTATTATATAATGATGACGTGACATTCGAACTAAATTGGGCAAGTCAGTTTGAATGGAAATCTCCAGAGAACCGATAATCCATAATCAGGCTAATGCAAAGTGCCGTTttatgttttcattcattttcgtTACCTTGCAGCTGTGCAGAAAGTGACTCCTGATGCTGTTGGTACTTCAACGCTGTCGCTTCTGTCTTTTTCAACTCTTTGTGCATCTCATAAGAGATCATGAAGGCACATATCGTCCCGCAGACAAAGATGAGAAGTAAGAAAGACTGAAATATTGTTCTCTGTCGTCTCGAGCAAATGCCTTTCCCCATCCTTTCCTCATCGGGAGTTGTCGGTAAAGACTATGTTCCATCCGATTCTTCAGTGACATAAAATGTTTACGAAACGCACATTTATTTCCCTATGTCGTCGTGATGCTGTCCCTTTAATGGACGCAGCTATTTCTTTATCAAATACTTCTCATGTTAGCTCTAATTATAGATACTTAGTCCTAACGTGAAATGTTGCCTCTATAAGGCAAATGTCTATGAATTGGCTGTTTTCTAAACTCTCATACGTGTCATTCAGAAAGAACCATCATTATATTTGCCAGTTTGTTCTCCTCAACTCCTCCCTTTTGAGTACACTACCACCCTGAGGCCAATGCGCAGACGACAACATTTGAGAGCATAGCCTTGCCTTTGTAATCGAGATCTGTTCTTAATATGCTGGTACTACTTAATCCTTTATCCTTAAGAAGGAAAGTATCAAAACGACAATTTTGTATTTATCTATATCAAAATTCAGTTTGATACTACTGTTGTGAAGTTATGTTAGTGAAGTTACTTTGAAAACGATAGCAACTTCCTATTTTAAGTCTTAAATTAAGATGTTGAAATACACATGTTCAAAGTctagtatatcctgatggaagcgctCGCCTTGCTCCTCCGAGTATGCTCCCAttttctccttgaatttatcaagatgacatcaaggatatggactttgagggacatACTACAGCCCATCGTGCTGTAGTTCTTCACCGGAGTCTCAACCAGTTCCCCATAGTTTTCTGCCTTGTGATTGCCCAAGAATCCCCCAACCACTGTGACAAAGCTGTTCCTAGCTGCTTTCTCCTTACTAGTGAGCTTCCTGGGGAATGAattgcactccaggatcttctttatctgtggtccgacgaagacaccggctttgacctttgcctcagacagcttagggaagaagtcttgaaggtacttgaaggctgccgactccttatctagagctctgacaagTTGTTTCttaaggcccaatttgatgtgcagtggtggcatcagcacctGCCTGGGGTCcaccagtggctcccacttgacgttgttcctccccacagagaaaTCGGTCTGCTGTGGCCAGTCCCGCCTGTGGTAGTGCGAattggtgtccctgctgtccaAAAGGCAtccccccaaaaaacattttaaaattaaaaacttttgcaatttaaaaaattaacacaattttaTATCATAAAATTCTGAGCAACAATGGTCCATCTTACCTCCCAGAGTTTTTCTGCAGTGCTCGCAGGTGAAAtgcccagggtttgtcttgatcccgacaggcatgccgaaata comes from Xyrauchen texanus isolate HMW12.3.18 chromosome 9, RBS_HiC_50CHRs, whole genome shotgun sequence and encodes:
- the LOC127649004 gene encoding Golgi integral membrane protein 4-like isoform X1, which produces MGKGICSRRQRTIFQSFLLLIFVCGTICAFMISYEMHKELKKTEATALKYQQHQESLSAQLQVVYEHHSKLEKSLHKERLEHKKAEEDFLLFKRESQKALNKEKQESNYRLNSLQTEHQILKAQHEDLRMEYYELQEKHQNQGEDHEHVLDEHKQEMDHMQREKEADISRLKENVYNLQEENRQLRKAHQDIYTQLLDVRELHKNLKASKDDLTLTLEDHKNALVAAQLQVEELRQLKGNHYKASNAVQAAKIDTLPTATTHSHELEAVEHRKRIQELDFKPNVVEGYQGKENVLPPHGVLDINETKVEMKQPPQIDVFAEGKGQKEERSTSKDGGGEDERKQAALEHSLSNLEEQSINLSNTLSQTLEKKTQTETLHRTKEHFEALDQVIAERNAVQLHHDLAGREGVKNIENTQKHDKNGLFEKSLGVRDLNSEIEANNLKKEDEVAEEETEDKPNMNKDRPEEDEQIVVKHQDEVAGNPEQQEEQPDEQYEDELENGTFDDSVHDREKSTEKEENEEDPYSENNGAEDLA
- the LOC127649004 gene encoding Golgi integral membrane protein 4-like isoform X2 produces the protein MGKGICSRRQRTIFQSFLLLIFVCGTICAFMISYEMHKELKKTEATALKYQQHQESLSAQLQVVYEHHSKLEKSLHKERLEHKKAEEDFLLFKRESQKALNKEKQESNYRLNSLQTEHQILKAQHEDLRMEYYELQEKHQNQGEDHEHVLDEHKQEMDHMQREKEADISRLKENVYNLQEENRQLRKAHQDIYTQLLDELHKNLKASKDDLTLTLEDHKNALVAAQLQVEELRQLKGNHYKASNAVQAAKIDTLPTATTHSHELEAVEHRKRIQELDFKPNVVEGYQGKENVLPPHGVLDINETKVEMKQPPQIDVFAEGKGQKEERSTSKDGGGEDERKQAALEHSLSNLEEQSINLSNTLSQTLEKKTQTETLHRTKEHFEALDQVIAERNAVQLHHDLAGREGVKNIENTQKHDKNGLFEKSLGVRDLNSEIEANNLKKEDEVAEEETEDKPNMNKDRPEEDEQIVVKHQDEVAGNPEQQEEQPDEQYEDELENGTFDDSVHDREKSTEKEENEEDPYSENNGAEDLA